The genomic window GTCGGAACCGGCGAGAGTCGCCATACTGCACTGGGGCATGCAAGTACAACACCTACGACTGCGCGGAGTCTGTGGTATCACATGCCATATCAGTTCGAGTGTCCCAGGGACGGCTGTTCCTTCGAGCTGCGCTGTGATGCCGATTACGAGGCGGCGCGGCTCGCGAGAGCCCACGCCCGCGTCGCACATCGCACCCGAATCGCGCCGGCGGATCTCGATCGGTGGCTCGAGCGAATCGAGGTCGCCTGAATCGCCGACTGCCCGACGGCTACCGTTGCCGCCCGCCGCCGTGCCACTCCAGTATCCGTTTGTGACCCCACTTCTCTTCCTCGTCGCTCGGGTCGCCGGTGATCTCTCTGAGCGAGTCGGCGTCTCGCTCCGCGAGGAACTCGGCGAGCGCGTCGGCGTAGTCGGCGATCGCCGCGACCGTCTCGTC from Natrinema versiforme includes these protein-coding regions:
- a CDS encoding DUF1059 domain-containing protein, giving the protein MPYQFECPRDGCSFELRCDADYEAARLARAHARVAHRTRIAPADLDRWLERIEVA